The nucleotide window AAACCCCGTGATGGTCAGCCGGTGGAAAACCGAATTCCTGGAACGGGCATCTGATGTATTCAAAAGAGGCCCTTCAGATGCTGACAAGGAATTGGCGACGGAAAAGGAGCGAGTTGCCCACCTGGAGAGAAAAGTCGGCCAGTTGACCTATGAGGTGGACTGGCTCAAAAAAAAATCTGAAGAAGTTAT belongs to Acetonema longum DSM 6540 and includes:
- a CDS encoding transposase, translating into MNKRNQYSAEFKTKVVLEVLREEATVNEIAAQHGLNPVMVSRWKTEFLERASDVFKRGPSDADKELATEKERVAHLERKVGQLTYEVDWLKKKSEEV